From a single Microbacterium terrisoli genomic region:
- a CDS encoding PH-like domain-containing protein, whose product MTREGALLITVAVTVVLLALMVWAWRRKARRDATPLSEMYELPEGSQLGDVFDGQYVATTRTGEPMQRIAAPGLGFISSATISVADTGVVLDLVGQRRVVIPADRIDEVAQATVAIDRIVETDGLVRLTWRTDSGSVVDTYLRAKDAPASALADSIHALIQNPRTGSHA is encoded by the coding sequence ATGACCCGCGAAGGCGCCCTGCTGATCACGGTCGCCGTCACGGTGGTGCTGCTGGCCCTCATGGTGTGGGCGTGGCGACGCAAGGCCCGACGCGATGCGACACCGCTCAGCGAAATGTACGAGTTGCCCGAAGGGTCGCAGCTGGGCGACGTCTTCGACGGGCAGTACGTCGCCACCACCCGCACGGGTGAGCCGATGCAGCGCATCGCCGCCCCCGGCCTGGGCTTCATCTCGTCGGCGACCATCAGCGTCGCCGACACCGGTGTGGTGCTGGATCTTGTCGGGCAACGGCGCGTCGTGATCCCCGCAGACCGCATCGACGAGGTCGCCCAGGCCACCGTCGCCATCGATCGCATCGTCGAGACGGACGGCCTCGTGCGCCTGACCTGGCGCACCGATTCCGGCAGCGTCGTCGACACCTATCTTCGGGCGAAGGATGCCCCGGCCAGCGCGCTGGCCGACAGCATCCACGCCCTCATTCAGAATCCACGGACAGGATCCCACGCATGA
- a CDS encoding aspartate carbamoyltransferase catalytic subunit, protein MRHLLDTKTLSRDDALRILDVAEDMADTQRRDVKKLPTLRGKTVVNLFFEDSTRTRISFEAAAKRLSADVINFSAKGSSVSKGESLQDTAQTLQAMAADAVVIRHGASGAPRTLATSGWISAGVVNAGDGTHEHPTQALLDAFTMRKRRFGDDSRGRDLDGFRVTIVGDILHSRVARSNVWLLHTLGAEVTLVAPPTLVPQDVSAWPVQVGYDFDEAIADGPDALMMLRIQLERMHAAFFPTEREYTRWWGLDPERFRALPQSTLIMHPGPMNRGLEICAEAADSPRATVLDQVTNGVAVRMAALYLLLAGERPGSAGDDALPAEKEDA, encoded by the coding sequence ATGAGGCATCTGCTGGACACCAAGACGCTCTCACGCGACGATGCCTTGCGCATCCTCGACGTCGCCGAAGACATGGCCGACACCCAGCGACGCGACGTCAAGAAGTTGCCGACGCTGCGCGGCAAGACGGTCGTGAACCTGTTCTTCGAGGATTCCACGCGCACGCGCATCTCGTTCGAGGCTGCCGCCAAACGGCTCTCGGCTGACGTGATCAACTTCTCCGCGAAGGGGTCGTCGGTCTCGAAGGGCGAATCGCTGCAAGACACCGCGCAGACGCTGCAGGCCATGGCCGCCGATGCGGTGGTGATCCGTCACGGCGCGTCCGGGGCCCCGCGCACGCTCGCCACCAGCGGCTGGATCAGCGCCGGCGTGGTCAACGCGGGTGACGGCACGCACGAACATCCCACACAGGCACTGCTCGACGCGTTCACGATGCGAAAGCGCCGATTCGGCGACGACAGCCGTGGCCGCGACCTCGACGGCTTCCGCGTCACGATCGTCGGCGACATCCTCCACTCGCGGGTCGCGCGCTCGAACGTGTGGCTGCTGCACACGCTGGGCGCCGAGGTGACGCTGGTGGCGCCGCCGACCCTCGTGCCGCAGGATGTCTCGGCCTGGCCGGTGCAGGTCGGGTACGACTTCGACGAGGCCATCGCCGACGGACCCGACGCGCTGATGATGCTGCGCATCCAGCTCGAGCGCATGCATGCCGCGTTCTTCCCGACCGAGCGCGAGTACACCCGGTGGTGGGGGCTTGACCCCGAACGGTTCCGTGCGCTGCCCCAGAGTACGCTGATAATGCATCCGGGACCCATGAACCGGGGCTTGGAGATCTGCGCCGAGGCGGCGGATTCGCCGCGGGCCACCGTGCTCGACCAGGTCACGAACGGGGTCGCGGTGCGCATGGCTGCGCTCTACCTGCTGTTGGCCGGAGAGCGCCCCGGCAGCGCCGGAGACGACGCGCTGCCCGCTGAGAAGGAGGACGCATGA
- a CDS encoding dihydroorotase, whose amino-acid sequence MTSTDLHGADLPNSGILIRGARPQGGEATDILVRDGRIAELGTGLAQRGAHVIDADGLIALPGLVDLHTHLREPGFEASETILTGSRAAAAGGYSAVFAMPNTSPVADTAGVVEQELALGEAAGLVTVQPIGAVTVGQKGERLAELGAMAASRARVRVFSDDGFCVWDPLIMRRALEYVKAFDGVIAQHAQDPRLTEGAQMNEGVVSAELGLGGWPAVAEESIIARDVLLAEHVGSRLHVCHLSTAGSVDIIRWAKKRGIHVTAEVTPHHLLLTDELVRGYDARFKVNPPLRREEDVRAVREGLADGTIDIVATDHAPHPAEAKACEWPAAANGMVGLESALRVVHAAMVQTGLLDWDDVARVMSHTPAQIGRLAGHGRPIAVGEPAHLTLYDDEAAGAFALDDLHGRSANSPYLGRELPGAVRVTIHAGRVTFVEGTAAEVAA is encoded by the coding sequence ATGACCAGCACCGACCTGCACGGGGCAGACCTTCCGAATTCGGGCATCCTCATCCGAGGCGCACGTCCGCAGGGCGGTGAGGCCACCGACATCCTCGTCCGCGACGGCCGCATCGCCGAGCTCGGCACCGGCCTCGCGCAGCGCGGCGCGCACGTGATCGACGCCGACGGGCTGATCGCGCTGCCGGGCCTGGTCGACTTGCACACACACCTGCGCGAACCGGGGTTCGAGGCATCCGAGACGATCCTCACCGGCTCGCGGGCGGCGGCCGCCGGGGGATATTCGGCGGTCTTCGCGATGCCCAACACCTCACCGGTGGCCGACACCGCCGGCGTCGTCGAGCAAGAGCTCGCACTCGGTGAAGCGGCGGGCCTGGTCACGGTTCAGCCGATCGGGGCCGTCACGGTGGGGCAGAAGGGCGAACGACTCGCAGAGCTCGGCGCCATGGCCGCCTCTCGGGCCCGGGTGCGCGTGTTCAGCGACGACGGGTTCTGCGTCTGGGATCCGCTGATCATGCGACGCGCGCTGGAATACGTCAAAGCGTTCGACGGCGTCATCGCGCAGCACGCACAGGATCCGCGCCTGACCGAGGGCGCGCAGATGAACGAGGGCGTCGTGTCGGCAGAGCTCGGTCTGGGCGGATGGCCGGCGGTGGCCGAGGAGTCGATCATCGCGCGCGACGTGCTGCTGGCCGAACACGTCGGCTCGCGCCTGCACGTGTGTCACCTGTCCACGGCGGGGTCGGTCGACATCATCCGGTGGGCCAAGAAGCGCGGCATCCACGTCACCGCCGAGGTGACGCCGCATCACCTCCTGCTCACCGACGAACTCGTGCGCGGGTACGACGCACGGTTCAAGGTCAACCCGCCGCTGCGCCGCGAAGAAGACGTGCGCGCGGTGCGCGAAGGCCTCGCCGACGGCACGATCGACATCGTCGCCACCGATCACGCTCCGCATCCCGCCGAAGCCAAGGCCTGCGAGTGGCCGGCGGCCGCCAACGGCATGGTGGGTCTGGAGTCGGCTCTGCGCGTGGTGCACGCCGCCATGGTGCAGACCGGTCTTCTCGACTGGGATGACGTCGCGCGCGTCATGTCGCACACCCCCGCGCAGATCGGACGCCTGGCCGGTCACGGCCGGCCTATCGCGGTGGGGGAGCCCGCGCACCTGACGCTGTACGACGATGAGGCGGCGGGGGCCTTCGCCCTCGACGACCTGCACGGGCGCAGCGCGAACTCCCCGTATCTCGGGCGCGAGCTGCCCGGCGCGGTGCGCGTGACGATCCACGCCGGCCGCGTGACCTTCGTCGAGGGCACGGCAGCCGAGGTCGCAGCATGA
- the metK gene encoding methionine adenosyltransferase, protein MPQLRLFTSESVTEGHPDKICDQISDSILDELLAKDPGSRVAVETLVTTGLVHVAGEVRTEAWADVPGTVRAVVNRIGYTSSDTGFDGDSCGVSVSIGEQSSDIASGVDHALEQRDGSSDPIDELGAGDQGIMFGYATTETPQLMPITAWTAHRLAERLSEARRSGSLPFLRPDGKTQVTVGFEGDIPRTIETVVLSTQHQPDISLAALRAAVRAEVIDPVLEATGLDASGTDFYINPAGAFVIGGPKGDAGLTGRKIIIDTYGGAARHGGGAFSGKDPSKVDRSGAYAMRWVAKNAVAAGFARRLEVQVAYAIGKASPVGLYVETFGTGAIPDEQITRAIREVFDLRPRAIIQQLDLLRPIYAQTAAYGHFGRELPDFTWERTDRVDELRQAAGI, encoded by the coding sequence ATGCCGCAGTTGCGCCTGTTCACGTCCGAGTCCGTCACCGAGGGGCACCCCGACAAGATCTGCGACCAGATCTCGGACAGCATCCTCGATGAGCTTCTCGCGAAGGACCCGGGCAGCCGGGTGGCCGTCGAGACGCTGGTGACGACGGGCCTGGTGCACGTGGCCGGCGAGGTGCGCACCGAAGCCTGGGCGGACGTGCCGGGCACTGTTCGGGCGGTGGTCAATCGCATCGGCTACACCTCGAGCGACACCGGGTTCGACGGCGACTCGTGCGGCGTGAGCGTCTCGATCGGCGAGCAGTCCAGCGACATCGCCAGCGGGGTGGATCATGCCCTCGAGCAGCGCGACGGCTCGAGCGATCCGATCGACGAACTCGGTGCGGGCGATCAGGGCATCATGTTCGGCTACGCGACCACCGAGACGCCGCAGCTCATGCCGATCACGGCATGGACCGCCCACCGGCTGGCCGAGCGGCTGAGCGAGGCCCGGCGCTCCGGATCGCTGCCGTTCCTGCGACCCGACGGCAAGACGCAGGTCACCGTCGGCTTCGAGGGCGACATCCCGCGCACGATCGAGACGGTGGTGCTCTCCACGCAGCACCAGCCCGACATCTCACTGGCCGCGCTGCGTGCAGCCGTGCGTGCCGAGGTGATCGACCCGGTGCTCGAGGCCACGGGGCTGGATGCCTCGGGCACGGACTTCTACATCAACCCCGCCGGCGCGTTCGTCATCGGGGGACCGAAGGGCGATGCGGGCCTGACCGGGCGCAAGATCATCATCGACACGTACGGGGGAGCGGCCCGCCACGGCGGGGGCGCGTTCAGCGGCAAGGACCCCTCGAAGGTCGACCGCTCGGGGGCGTACGCGATGCGCTGGGTCGCCAAGAACGCCGTCGCGGCAGGGTTCGCACGCCGACTCGAAGTGCAGGTCGCCTACGCGATCGGCAAGGCGAGCCCGGTGGGCCTGTATGTCGAGACGTTCGGCACGGGAGCGATTCCCGACGAGCAGATCACACGCGCCATCCGCGAGGTGTTCGACCTGCGCCCGCGCGCGATCATCCAACAGCTCGACCTGCTGCGACCGATCTATGCGCAGACCGCGGCATACGGCCACTTCGGACGAGAGTTGCCCGACTTCACCTGGGAGCGCACCGACCGCGTCGACGAGCTGCGCCAGGCCGCCGGAATCTGA
- the rpoZ gene encoding DNA-directed RNA polymerase subunit omega, giving the protein MAGTNQGIIDPPIDNLLEKVDSKYQLVIFASKRARQINDYYSDLHEGNLFDNVGPLVDSTVEDKPLTIALHEIHEDKLRLRRAE; this is encoded by the coding sequence ATGGCCGGAACGAACCAAGGCATCATCGATCCCCCCATCGACAACCTGCTCGAGAAGGTCGACTCGAAGTACCAGCTCGTGATCTTCGCGTCCAAGCGCGCACGTCAGATCAACGACTACTACTCCGACCTGCACGAGGGCAACCTGTTCGACAACGTGGGACCGCTCGTGGACTCGACCGTCGAAGACAAGCCGCTCACGATCGCTCTGCACGAGATCCACGAAGACAAGCTGCGACTGCGCCGCGCCGAGTAA
- the pyrF gene encoding orotidine-5'-phosphate decarboxylase, which produces MSAFGARLQAAVAARGRLCVGIDPHAGLLEAWGLDASAEGVRAFGLRVVEAAAGRVAVVKPQVSFFERWGSAGYAALEDVLGAARAAGLLVIADVKRGDIGSTMAAYAESWLTPGSPLEADAVTVSPYLGVGALEGAAQYALAHGKGLFVLAATSNPEAAALQTATVAGEPVAASVARSVALLEDSDAPVRSLGLVVGATVDRARFGLTADLLEGMPLLAPGFGHQGARLEDADALFGGLAPHVLASASRSILSAGPTGLADAIEQHLAELEA; this is translated from the coding sequence GTGAGCGCGTTCGGCGCGCGGCTGCAGGCCGCGGTCGCTGCCCGAGGGAGGCTGTGCGTGGGAATCGACCCGCACGCCGGTCTGCTGGAGGCGTGGGGGCTGGATGCCTCGGCCGAGGGCGTGCGCGCATTCGGGCTGCGCGTGGTGGAGGCGGCGGCCGGACGCGTCGCGGTGGTCAAACCCCAGGTCTCGTTCTTCGAGCGATGGGGATCGGCCGGCTACGCGGCGCTCGAGGATGTACTGGGCGCGGCCCGCGCGGCGGGTCTGCTCGTGATCGCCGACGTCAAGCGCGGAGACATCGGGTCGACGATGGCGGCCTATGCCGAATCCTGGCTGACACCCGGCTCGCCCTTGGAGGCCGACGCCGTGACAGTCAGCCCGTACCTCGGCGTGGGCGCGTTGGAAGGCGCCGCCCAGTACGCTCTCGCGCACGGCAAGGGCCTGTTCGTCCTGGCCGCGACCAGCAACCCCGAGGCTGCAGCACTGCAGACCGCCACCGTCGCGGGTGAGCCGGTGGCAGCGTCGGTGGCCCGGTCGGTAGCGCTTCTCGAAGATTCGGATGCGCCGGTGCGCAGCCTCGGACTGGTGGTGGGGGCGACGGTGGATCGGGCTCGGTTCGGACTCACCGCCGACCTGCTGGAAGGCATGCCGCTGCTCGCACCGGGATTCGGTCATCAGGGTGCGAGACTGGAGGATGCCGATGCGCTCTTCGGCGGCCTCGCGCCGCACGTGCTCGCCAGCGCGAGTCGCAGCATCCTCTCCGCCGGTCCGACCGGGCTGGCGGATGCCATCGAGCAGCACCTGGCTGAACTGGAGGCCTGA
- the carB gene encoding carbamoyl-phosphate synthase large subunit, protein MPKRDDINSVLVIGSGPIVIGQACEFDYSGTQACRVLRAEGVRVILVNSNPATIMTDPDFADATYVEPITPEVIETIIAKERPDAILPTLGGQTALNAAMALFERGVLAKYEVELIGAKPDAIEKGENREIFKDLVIEIGGEVAASRICHTMDEIIAGAEELGYPLVVRPSFTMGGLGSGFAYNEHDLRIIAGAGLHDSPTHEVLLEESILGWKEYELELMRDVADNSVVVCSIENVDPVGVHTGDSITVAPALTLTDREYQKMRDLAIEIIRAVGVDTGGCNIQFAVDPATGRIIVIEMNPRVSRSSALASKATGFPIAKIAAKLALGYRLDEIPNDITRVTPASFEPTLDYVVVKVPRFTFEKFPAADPTLSTTMKSVGEAMAIGRNYTTALQKALRSVEKRGSSFHWGEEKRTVDELIETSKTPTDGRIVSIQQALRKGATVEQLFDATAMDPWFLDQIALINEVADAVHSADELDDDILRLAKDHGFSDVQIAQLRGSGEAEVRGVRHGLGIRPVYKTVDTCAGEFPALTPYHYSSYDAETEVTASDRTKVVIIGSGPNRIGQGVEFDYSCVHASFALADAGFETIMVNCNPETVSTDYDTSDRLYFEPLTLEDVLEVLHAEEQSGTILGVICQLGGQTPLGLAKGIEDAGYTILGTKPAAIDLAEERGLFSDILDAAGLVAPRHGTAIDADGAVTVAEEIGYPVLVRPSFVLGGRGMEIVYDTPSLRDYFVRIGDAAIIGEGKPLLVDRFLDDAIEIDVDALFDGDELFIGGIMEHLEEAGIHSGDSSCALPPMSLGRTEIDRVREATRGIAEGVGVRGLLNVQFAVSAGVLYVIEANPRASRTVPFVSKALGTPLAKAAARIMAGATIAELREEGLLPASGDGSTVPLNAPVAVKEAVLPFKRFRTVEGKTVDSVLGPEMRSTGEVMGFDRDFPTAFAKSQAAAYGGIPRSGTVFISVADSDKRAVILPAHRLQQMGYRLMATTGTAEILTRNGIDVTVVRKFSETAGSGAENIVDLIDRGDIDIIVNTPSGMSARADGYEIRATAVAADKALFTTIATLGAAVSALDATGNGFDVRSLQEYAAERAATA, encoded by the coding sequence ATGCCCAAGCGCGACGACATCAACTCCGTACTCGTCATCGGCTCCGGTCCGATCGTGATCGGTCAGGCCTGCGAGTTCGACTACTCGGGCACCCAGGCGTGTCGCGTTCTGCGCGCCGAGGGCGTTCGGGTGATCCTGGTCAACTCGAACCCCGCAACGATCATGACCGACCCGGACTTCGCCGATGCGACCTACGTCGAGCCGATCACGCCCGAGGTCATCGAGACGATCATCGCCAAGGAGCGGCCCGACGCGATCCTGCCGACGCTGGGCGGACAGACCGCACTGAACGCCGCGATGGCGCTGTTCGAGCGGGGTGTCCTCGCGAAGTACGAGGTCGAGCTCATCGGCGCCAAACCCGACGCGATCGAGAAGGGCGAGAACCGCGAGATCTTCAAGGATCTCGTCATCGAGATCGGCGGCGAGGTCGCGGCATCCCGCATCTGCCACACGATGGACGAGATCATCGCCGGTGCCGAAGAGCTCGGGTACCCGCTGGTCGTGCGCCCCAGCTTCACGATGGGCGGGCTCGGTTCGGGCTTCGCCTACAACGAGCACGACCTGCGCATCATCGCCGGGGCGGGCCTGCACGATTCGCCCACGCACGAGGTGCTGCTGGAGGAGTCGATCCTCGGGTGGAAGGAATACGAGCTGGAGCTCATGCGCGACGTCGCAGACAACTCCGTCGTCGTCTGTTCGATCGAGAACGTCGACCCGGTCGGGGTCCACACCGGTGACTCCATCACGGTCGCCCCCGCGCTCACCCTCACCGACCGCGAATACCAGAAGATGCGCGACCTCGCGATCGAGATCATCCGCGCCGTCGGTGTGGACACCGGCGGCTGCAACATCCAGTTCGCCGTGGACCCGGCCACCGGTCGCATCATCGTCATCGAGATGAACCCGCGCGTCTCGCGCTCATCGGCGCTGGCGTCCAAGGCCACAGGTTTCCCGATCGCGAAGATCGCCGCCAAGCTCGCACTGGGCTACCGGCTCGACGAGATCCCGAACGACATCACCCGCGTCACCCCTGCCAGCTTCGAGCCGACGCTGGACTACGTGGTCGTGAAGGTGCCGCGATTCACGTTCGAGAAGTTCCCCGCCGCAGACCCGACGCTGTCGACCACGATGAAGTCGGTGGGCGAGGCGATGGCGATCGGCCGCAACTACACGACGGCGCTGCAGAAGGCGCTGCGCTCGGTCGAGAAGCGCGGGTCGAGCTTTCACTGGGGTGAGGAGAAGCGCACGGTCGATGAGCTCATCGAGACGTCCAAGACGCCCACCGACGGTCGCATCGTGTCCATCCAGCAGGCGCTGCGCAAGGGTGCCACGGTCGAGCAGCTCTTCGACGCGACGGCGATGGACCCCTGGTTCCTCGACCAGATAGCTCTCATCAACGAAGTCGCCGATGCGGTGCACTCCGCCGACGAGTTGGACGACGACATCCTCCGTCTGGCGAAGGACCACGGGTTCTCGGACGTTCAGATCGCACAGCTGCGCGGGTCGGGTGAGGCCGAGGTGCGCGGTGTGCGGCACGGGCTCGGGATCCGTCCTGTCTACAAGACCGTCGACACCTGCGCGGGGGAGTTCCCCGCCCTCACCCCGTACCACTACTCGAGTTACGACGCCGAGACCGAGGTCACCGCGTCGGATCGCACCAAGGTCGTCATCATCGGCTCCGGCCCGAACCGCATCGGGCAGGGCGTCGAGTTCGACTACTCGTGCGTGCACGCCTCGTTCGCGCTGGCCGACGCCGGGTTCGAGACCATCATGGTCAACTGCAACCCCGAGACCGTCTCGACCGACTACGACACGAGCGACCGACTCTACTTCGAGCCGCTCACGCTCGAAGACGTGCTCGAGGTGCTGCACGCCGAAGAGCAGTCCGGCACGATTCTCGGCGTGATCTGCCAGCTGGGCGGGCAGACACCGCTCGGACTGGCCAAAGGCATCGAGGATGCCGGATACACGATTCTCGGTACGAAGCCTGCAGCCATCGACCTCGCCGAGGAGCGAGGACTGTTCAGCGACATCCTGGACGCCGCAGGCCTCGTCGCACCACGGCACGGCACCGCGATCGACGCAGACGGCGCCGTCACGGTGGCCGAGGAGATCGGCTACCCGGTGCTCGTGCGCCCGAGTTTCGTCCTCGGCGGACGCGGAATGGAGATCGTCTACGACACGCCGAGCCTGCGCGACTACTTCGTGCGCATCGGCGATGCCGCCATCATCGGCGAGGGCAAGCCGCTGCTGGTCGACCGGTTCCTCGACGACGCGATCGAGATCGACGTGGACGCTCTGTTCGACGGAGACGAGCTGTTCATCGGCGGCATCATGGAGCACCTCGAAGAGGCCGGCATCCACTCCGGCGATTCCAGCTGCGCCCTGCCGCCGATGAGCCTGGGCCGCACCGAGATCGACCGTGTGCGCGAAGCCACCCGCGGCATCGCCGAAGGGGTGGGCGTGCGGGGTCTGCTGAACGTGCAGTTCGCCGTCAGCGCCGGCGTGCTGTACGTGATCGAGGCCAACCCGCGGGCCAGCCGTACCGTGCCCTTCGTCTCGAAGGCTCTGGGCACGCCGCTGGCCAAGGCCGCGGCGCGCATCATGGCGGGGGCCACCATCGCCGAATTGCGTGAGGAGGGTCTGCTGCCGGCATCCGGCGACGGCTCCACCGTGCCGCTGAACGCACCGGTCGCGGTCAAAGAGGCGGTGCTGCCTTTCAAACGGTTCCGCACCGTCGAAGGCAAGACCGTCGACTCCGTGCTCGGGCCCGAGATGCGCTCCACCGGCGAGGTCATGGGCTTCGACCGCGACTTCCCGACGGCGTTCGCCAAGAGCCAGGCGGCGGCCTACGGCGGCATCCCGCGCAGCGGCACGGTGTTCATCTCGGTCGCCGACTCCGACAAGCGCGCAGTGATCCTGCCCGCGCACCGCCTGCAGCAGATGGGCTATCGCCTCATGGCGACCACGGGCACCGCCGAGATCCTCACCCGCAACGGCATCGACGTCACCGTCGTGCGCAAGTTCAGCGAGACGGCCGGGTCGGGCGCCGAGAACATCGTGGATCTGATCGACCGCGGTGACATCGACATCATCGTGAACACGCCCAGCGGCATGTCGGCCCGTGCCGACGGATACGAGATCCGTGCCACGGCCGTGGCGGCCGACAAGGCACTGTTCACGACGATCGCCACCCTGGGCGCCGCTGTCAGCGCCCTGGATGCGACCGGGAACGGCTTCGACGTGCGCAGCCTGCAGGAATACGCCGCAGAGCGGGCGGCCACCGCGTGA
- the gmk gene encoding guanylate kinase: MVDAQHPPEVDRAAASRKAVAARRARASLKRDIATRVIWPQAVLRRAKSDPAGPAATMRVTEFLTALPAIGEGKRDRVLAQLEISPVKRLGGLGVRQQKALGAWLDGRFPEPQARAGRSRLVVLAGPTAVGKGTVAAEIKAHHPAMLLSVSATTRPARPGEVEGEHYFFVDDAEFDRLVAAGELLEHATVHNKYRYGTPRGPIERALADGRTVLLEIDLQGARQVRSADPSAALVFLLPPSWDELVHRLVGRGTEGEEERARRLRTARTELAAQHEFDHFVVNDDVARAAAEVAALAR; the protein is encoded by the coding sequence GTGGTTGACGCCCAACATCCCCCCGAGGTCGACCGGGCCGCGGCATCCCGCAAAGCCGTTGCGGCCCGTCGCGCGCGCGCGAGCCTGAAACGCGACATCGCCACCCGGGTCATCTGGCCGCAGGCTGTGCTGCGGCGCGCGAAGTCCGATCCTGCAGGGCCGGCGGCCACGATGCGCGTCACGGAGTTCCTGACCGCGCTGCCGGCGATCGGGGAGGGCAAGCGCGACCGTGTGCTGGCCCAGCTCGAGATCTCACCGGTCAAGCGGCTGGGGGGTCTCGGCGTGCGGCAGCAGAAGGCGCTGGGTGCCTGGTTGGACGGGCGCTTCCCCGAGCCGCAGGCTCGCGCCGGACGCAGCCGCCTGGTGGTCCTGGCCGGGCCGACTGCCGTCGGCAAAGGCACGGTGGCCGCCGAGATCAAGGCGCACCACCCCGCCATGCTGCTGTCGGTGTCTGCCACCACGCGGCCTGCACGCCCCGGCGAGGTCGAGGGCGAGCACTACTTCTTCGTCGACGACGCCGAGTTCGACCGACTGGTGGCCGCGGGCGAACTGCTCGAACACGCCACCGTTCACAACAAGTACCGCTATGGCACTCCGCGCGGCCCCATCGAGCGGGCGCTGGCGGACGGCCGGACCGTGCTCCTGGAGATCGACCTGCAGGGTGCCAGGCAGGTGCGCAGTGCCGACCCGTCGGCTGCGCTGGTGTTCCTGCTGCCGCCGTCGTGGGACGAGCTGGTGCATCGGCTGGTCGGTCGCGGCACCGAAGGCGAAGAAGAACGCGCACGCCGTCTGCGCACAGCGCGCACCGAGCTTGCGGCGCAGCACGAATTCGACCATTTCGTCGTCAACGACGACGTCGCCCGCGCCGCCGCCGAGGTCGCCGCACTGGCCCGCTAG
- the carA gene encoding glutamine-hydrolyzing carbamoyl-phosphate synthase small subunit, with the protein MTLTQEPAVLVLEDGTRHRGRAYGALGTTLGEVVFATGMTGYQETLTDPSYAGQIVLQTAPHIGNTGMNDEDPESRRIWVAGYIVRDPSRVVSNWRANGSLDDALTADGIVGISGVDTRAITRHIRSVGSMRGGIFSGEAAALTPDEQLRLVREAPQMSGLSLSADVSVGAATVEPARGERIGSVALIDLGIKQASIENLADRGFDVHVLPFDATYEQIKDLGVDAVFYSNGPGDPAAADQQVALLRRVLDDRTPFFGICFGNQLLGRALGFGTYKLPFGHRGINQPVLDRQTGRVEITAHNHGFAVDAPLDGPVDSPHGYGRVEVSHVDLNDNVVEGLRALDLPAFSVQYHPEAAGGPHDANYLFDRFAEMVQRSLSERSESKRPAPSGDVSTRASGARSTTDDSQKAGN; encoded by the coding sequence ATGACCCTCACGCAAGAACCCGCAGTCCTCGTGCTCGAGGACGGCACCAGACACCGCGGACGCGCGTACGGGGCCCTCGGCACCACCCTGGGCGAAGTCGTCTTCGCCACCGGCATGACCGGCTATCAGGAGACGCTGACCGACCCGTCGTACGCCGGTCAGATCGTGCTGCAGACGGCGCCCCACATCGGCAACACCGGCATGAACGACGAAGACCCCGAGTCGCGTCGCATCTGGGTCGCCGGGTACATCGTGCGCGATCCCTCCCGCGTCGTGTCCAACTGGCGGGCCAACGGCTCGCTCGATGACGCCCTGACCGCCGACGGCATCGTGGGCATCAGCGGCGTGGACACACGGGCCATCACACGCCACATCCGCTCCGTCGGAAGCATGCGGGGCGGAATCTTCTCGGGGGAGGCAGCTGCCCTCACCCCCGACGAGCAGCTGCGACTGGTGCGCGAAGCGCCGCAGATGTCGGGACTGAGCCTGTCGGCGGACGTGTCCGTCGGGGCGGCGACCGTCGAGCCTGCACGCGGCGAACGGATCGGCAGCGTGGCCCTGATCGACCTGGGCATCAAGCAGGCCAGCATCGAGAACCTCGCCGATCGCGGGTTCGATGTGCACGTGCTGCCCTTCGACGCGACCTACGAGCAGATCAAGGACCTCGGGGTGGACGCCGTGTTCTACTCGAACGGCCCCGGCGACCCCGCTGCGGCCGACCAGCAGGTGGCACTGCTTCGGCGCGTCCTCGATGATCGCACACCGTTCTTCGGCATCTGCTTCGGCAACCAGCTGCTGGGTCGCGCACTGGGCTTCGGCACCTACAAGCTCCCGTTCGGACACCGCGGCATCAACCAGCCGGTGCTGGACCGCCAGACCGGCCGAGTGGAGATCACCGCGCACAACCATGGCTTCGCGGTCGACGCGCCCCTGGACGGCCCGGTCGACAGCCCGCACGGGTATGGTCGCGTGGAGGTCAGCCACGTCGATCTGAATGACAACGTGGTCGAGGGCCTTCGCGCCCTGGATCTGCCCGCGTTCTCGGTGCAGTACCACCCCGAGGCCGCCGGCGGTCCGCACGACGCCAACTATCTGTTCGACCGCTTCGCGGAGATGGTGCAGCGGTCCTTGAGCGAGCGAAGCGAGTCGAAGCGCCCTGCGCCATCCGGCGACGTTTCCACTCGCGCCTCCGGCGCCCGCTCAACGACCGACGACTCCCAGAAGGCAGGCAACTGA